A genomic segment from Nocardia cyriacigeorgica GUH-2 encodes:
- a CDS encoding phytoene desaturase family protein, producing MTSTRADYDVVIVGGGHNGLVAAAYLARAGRSVLVLEQGSELGGAAVSARIFPGVDVRLSRYSYLVSLLPRQIVTDLGLRFETRRRRISSYTPVGDSGLLVDTGDESRTRDSFARLTGSDGEFLAWQRFSAMTGTLARRVFPTLTRPLPTRTELQHAVGDSSTWEAIFERPLGETIEAWFADDTVRGVVFTDALIGTFTHAHDSALLPNRCFLYHVIGGGTGDWDVPIGGMGALTTALATAARSAGAQLRTGCRVTAIETDDVRAEVRWAGGAVGARHVLVNAAPTELARLLGEPAEEAPEGAQLKINMVLHRLPRLRDPAVDPRDAFAGTCHVAESYSQLEHAYTEAAAGRIPAAPPAEIYCHTLTDPTILGAESAGLHTLTLFGLHAPARLFEGNPSAKDELVAATLTQLDEVFAEPLRDCLATDADGQPCLEAKSPLDLEAEVGLPRGHIFHRDLAFPYRPDGDPRDDPAARWGVATGHPNVLICGAGAVRGGGVSGIPGHNAAMAVLEATSGGR from the coding sequence ATGACCTCGACGCGCGCGGACTACGACGTGGTGATCGTCGGCGGTGGCCACAACGGGCTGGTCGCCGCCGCGTATCTGGCCCGGGCGGGCCGTTCGGTGCTGGTGCTGGAACAGGGCTCGGAGCTGGGTGGTGCGGCGGTGTCGGCGCGGATCTTTCCCGGCGTCGATGTGCGGTTGTCGCGGTACTCGTACCTGGTGAGCCTGCTGCCTCGCCAGATCGTCACCGATCTGGGCCTGCGGTTCGAGACCAGACGGCGGCGCATCTCCTCCTACACGCCCGTCGGCGATTCCGGGCTGCTGGTCGATACCGGCGACGAATCACGCACCAGGGACAGCTTCGCCCGCCTGACCGGGTCCGATGGGGAATTCCTGGCGTGGCAGCGGTTCTCCGCAATGACCGGCACGCTCGCCCGCCGCGTCTTCCCGACCCTGACCAGGCCCCTGCCCACCCGGACGGAATTGCAACACGCGGTGGGGGATTCCAGCACCTGGGAGGCGATCTTCGAGCGCCCGCTCGGCGAAACGATCGAGGCCTGGTTCGCCGACGACACTGTGCGCGGGGTGGTGTTCACCGACGCGTTGATCGGCACCTTCACCCACGCCCACGACTCGGCCCTCCTGCCGAACCGCTGCTTCCTCTACCACGTGATCGGCGGCGGCACCGGCGACTGGGATGTGCCGATCGGCGGAATGGGCGCGCTCACCACGGCATTGGCCACCGCCGCGCGATCGGCGGGCGCGCAGCTGCGCACCGGTTGCCGCGTCACCGCCATCGAGACCGATGACGTCCGCGCCGAGGTCCGCTGGGCCGGCGGCGCGGTGGGCGCACGGCATGTCCTGGTCAACGCTGCTCCCACCGAACTGGCCCGGCTGCTGGGTGAACCGGCCGAGGAGGCACCCGAGGGCGCGCAGTTGAAGATCAATATGGTGTTGCACCGGCTTCCGCGCCTGCGCGATCCGGCGGTCGACCCCCGCGACGCGTTCGCCGGGACATGCCATGTGGCCGAATCGTATTCGCAGCTCGAGCACGCCTACACCGAAGCGGCGGCCGGCCGGATTCCGGCTGCTCCGCCCGCCGAGATCTACTGCCACACCCTCACCGACCCCACCATCCTCGGCGCCGAGTCCGCGGGCCTGCACACGCTGACGCTCTTCGGATTGCATGCTCCCGCACGGCTGTTCGAGGGCAATCCATCGGCGAAGGACGAGCTGGTCGCCGCGACACTGACGCAGCTGGACGAGGTGTTCGCCGAACCCCTCCGCGACTGCCTGGCCACCGATGCCGACGGCCAACCCTGCCTCGAAGCGAAGTCCCCGCTGGATCTCGAGGCCGAGGTCGGTCTGCCGCGCGGCCACATCTTCCATCGCGATCTCGCCTTCCCGTACCGGCCCGACGGCGATCCCCGCGACGATCCGGCCGCCCGGTGGGGTGTGGCCACCGGGCATCCGAATGTGCTGATCTGCGGTGCCGGCGCGGTGCGCGGCGGCGGGGTCAGCGGTATTCCCGGTCACAATGCCGCGATGGCTGTGCTGGAAGCCACCAGCGGCGGAAGATAA
- a CDS encoding three-helix bundle dimerization domain-containing protein produces the protein MELDTVREEKAIRDLENRLVDSLPEATPEQVGSAVQNAHQRFDGLPIRDFVPILVERIVRRELDPEPVVEKVVTRIETAPENSANEIVDSNSDARHLPETLLAALRSRGRLIPVLGAVGVLVVAAVAVAAVRDSEPAPAAAAGAPLTVVEGVVGSEKMAFFDDPRVVDALAKHGIDVDVRPAGSRQIATSVELDNLDFAFPSSLPAAERIQREAGVSRQYTPFSSPMVIATFQPIVDLLIRAGVVTAGTVSTFDMSAYLDMVARGVQWDQIEGNTSYPVRKNVLVSTTDPRSSNSAAMYLAVASYVANGNAVVRGSAAEAHVLPLLSRLFLAQGYTENSSEGPFGEYLAAGMGPAPMVWAYEAQYVAAAVEGKIKPEMKLLYPSPTVLSRHALVPLNDDGDRVGQLLSTDPELQALAAEHGFRTGDAAKFDAVTVAHDVPVARDLIDVVDIPAYETLENLLNGVANSYN, from the coding sequence GTGGAGCTCGATACCGTCCGTGAGGAAAAAGCGATACGGGACTTGGAGAATCGCCTGGTCGACAGCCTGCCCGAGGCGACACCGGAGCAGGTCGGCAGTGCGGTGCAGAATGCGCACCAACGATTCGACGGACTGCCCATCCGTGATTTCGTTCCCATTCTTGTGGAGCGGATCGTGCGCCGCGAACTCGACCCGGAACCGGTCGTAGAAAAAGTCGTCACGCGAATCGAGACGGCACCGGAGAATTCTGCTAACGAAATTGTCGATTCGAATTCCGATGCTCGTCATCTGCCGGAAACCTTGCTGGCGGCGCTGCGCTCGCGCGGGCGGCTGATTCCGGTCCTCGGGGCCGTCGGCGTGCTGGTGGTGGCCGCGGTCGCGGTGGCCGCCGTGCGCGATTCCGAACCGGCTCCGGCCGCCGCTGCCGGCGCACCGCTCACGGTGGTCGAGGGCGTCGTCGGCTCGGAGAAGATGGCGTTCTTCGACGATCCGCGCGTGGTGGACGCGCTGGCGAAACACGGTATCGATGTCGATGTGCGTCCGGCCGGTTCCCGCCAGATCGCCACCTCGGTGGAACTCGATAATCTGGATTTCGCGTTTCCGTCGAGTCTTCCTGCGGCGGAACGTATTCAGCGCGAAGCCGGAGTGAGCAGGCAGTACACGCCGTTTTCCTCGCCGATGGTGATCGCGACCTTCCAGCCGATCGTCGATCTGCTCATCCGCGCGGGCGTCGTCACGGCAGGCACGGTATCGACTTTCGACATGTCCGCATACCTGGACATGGTTGCCCGCGGCGTGCAGTGGGACCAGATCGAGGGCAACACCAGCTACCCGGTGCGCAAGAACGTGCTGGTCTCCACCACCGATCCGCGCAGCTCCAACTCCGCCGCCATGTACCTGGCGGTGGCCAGCTATGTCGCCAACGGGAATGCGGTCGTGCGCGGCAGCGCGGCCGAAGCGCATGTGCTGCCGTTGCTTTCGCGCCTGTTCCTCGCCCAGGGCTACACCGAGAATTCCTCGGAAGGCCCGTTCGGTGAGTACCTGGCCGCGGGCATGGGCCCGGCACCGATGGTGTGGGCGTATGAGGCGCAGTACGTGGCGGCGGCGGTCGAGGGAAAGATCAAACCGGAGATGAAGCTGCTGTATCCCTCGCCCACCGTGCTGTCCCGGCACGCCCTGGTGCCGCTGAACGACGACGGCGACCGGGTCGGGCAGCTGCTGTCCACCGACCCTGAGCTGCAGGCCCTCGCCGCCGAGCACGGTTTCCGCACCGGCGATGCCGCGAAGTTCGACGCCGTCACCGTGGCGCACGATGTGCCGGTCGCGCGCGATCTCATCGACGTGGTCGACATCCCGGCCTACGAAACGCTGGAGAACCTGCTCAACGGTGTGGCGAACTCCTACAACTGA